The Actinopolymorpha sp. NPDC004070 genome includes the window AGCCGAAGCCCGGCCCGAACACCCGCCCGGCCACGACCAGCAGGAAGAACGCCGGGTCGAACCCGCCGGTGCCCGGGCTGAGCGTCTGCAGCCCGGCGCCCGCGGCGGCGAGCACCCCGAGCATCGCCACCGCCTTGACGTCCATGCCTCCGCCGCCGAGTTCGGCCCAGACCAGGCCGAGCAGCAGTGGCAGCAGCGCCACGAACAGGTACGCCGCGTCCTGGCCGTGGCTCGCGCCGGTCCCCGCGGGCGTCACCACCAGGAACGGCCAGCCGAAACCAACCAGGCCGACCGCGGAGGCCAGCGCCAGGACCAGGGTGCTCCTGGGCCGCAGCCGGACCGGGGCGAAGGAGGTGCTGGCTGGCATGTCGGGCTCCCGGTGTGGTCGTGCGTACGGCGGCGGAGGGCCTGGGCCTGAGGATTGCGGAAGGGTCGGTGGTGTCCCGCCTCAGCGCAGGAGTACGGCGGCCAGCAGACCCGCGACCGCGCCGAGTTCCACGACCGAACCGAACACGTCCCCGGTCACCCCGCCGACCCGGCGGACGACGTGCCGGCGCCAGGCGACGGCGGCGCCGAGCCCGACGGCCAGGACGAGCAGCAGCTGCCCGGCGAGCCGGGGCTCGTCCCACCCGAGCGGAGCGAGGCTGAGGGCGGCGGCGGCCGAGGTCAGCAGCAGGTGGGCGGGCCGGGTCGTCGTACCGGCCACCAGCGCCCCGAACCCGCCGGGCCGGGCGGACGCCACACCCGCGCCGGTCGCCCACACCACGCCCAGCCGGCCCGCGCACTCGGCCGCGGCGAGCGCGAGCAGGGCGGCCACCGGAGCGTGGTTCGCCAGAGCCGCCAGGGCGGCCACCTTCACCAGCAGCAGGAGTACGACGGTCACCACCCCGAAGGGCCCGATGTCCGGCTGCCGCATGATCGCCAGCGCGCGCTCGGCCGGCGCGGAACTCCCCAGTCCGTCCACGGTGTCGGCCAGTCCGTCCAGGTGCAGGCCGCGGGTGGTCAGCGCCAGCGTGGCGACGGCGAGCGCGGCGCCCAGCAGCGCGCCGGTGGCGTCAGGCACAAGCGCGGTGGCGGCGAGCAGGGGCAGCCCGGCGACCGCGCCGAGGAGGGCGCCGACGAACGGCAGCCAGCACACCGCCCGGCGGGCCGTGTCGCGATCGACGGGCGTACTGGCCCAGCGGTCCGGAACGGGTACGGCGGTGAACATCGTCACCGCCAGGACCAGGCCGCGACCTCTCGCCGCCTTCTCGCCCGGAGCGGCACTCGTCGCGCTGCTCACCGCAGTCGCTGCGGGATGCCGGCGGTGAGCAGCCACACCTCGTCCGACGCGGCGGCGATCCGGGCGTTCAGCACGCCGAGCTCGTCCCGGAAGAGCCGGCCGGAGGTGGTGGCCGGTACGACGCCGCCGCCGACCTCGTTGCTGACCGCGACGACCGTACGGTTCGTCGACCCCCAGGCCTCGACCAGCGCGTCCACCTCCGCCGCCAGCGCGGCGGCCGGGTCCTGAGTACGAGTCGTGCCGGGGGAGAGGTGCTCGGTGCCGAAACAGCCCGTCTGGTCCATCATCTGGGTGAGCCAGGTGGACAGGCAGTCGATCAGCAACGGCTTCGTACGCTCGGGGTCGTCGGCCTTCAGATGGGCCACCAGGTCGGAGGTCTCCACCGTGGTCCAGCCCGGTGGACGGCGCTCACGATGAGTGCGTACCCGCTCGGCCCACTCCGGGTCGTCGGCGGTGGGCCGCGGTCCGGTGGCCAGGTAGGTGACCGGCAAGGACTCCCCAGCCGGACCGACCTTCGCGGCCTGCCCGGCCAGCCGTTCGGCGGTCGTGGACTTGCCCGAGCGC containing:
- a CDS encoding adenosylcobinamide-GDP ribazoletransferase, giving the protein MSSATSAAPGEKAARGRGLVLAVTMFTAVPVPDRWASTPVDRDTARRAVCWLPFVGALLGAVAGLPLLAATALVPDATGALLGAALAVATLALTTRGLHLDGLADTVDGLGSSAPAERALAIMRQPDIGPFGVVTVVLLLLVKVAALAALANHAPVAALLALAAAECAGRLGVVWATGAGVASARPGGFGALVAGTTTRPAHLLLTSAAAALSLAPLGWDEPRLAGQLLLVLAVGLGAAVAWRRHVVRRVGGVTGDVFGSVVELGAVAGLLAAVLLR